The window attataatataaaacagagggagtaacttATAACTATATATCTAGACATAGACTTTGTTCAGAtaatagttactccctccgttttaaaatataagagattttgaagggatgtgacacatctagagctagaatatgtcacaaacctttaaaatttcttataggacggagggagttcgaGTTAGCTTAGGTATTGTttagttgggaaaaaaatttggggttggttgtcacatcagatatacggatacacatttgaagtaataaagtaataataaaacaaatttcaCTAGAAAACCGcgaaatgaatttattaaacctaattaatcatcattagcaaatgtttactgtagcatcacattgtcaaatcatggtgcaattagTCTTataagattcgtctcgcaatttatatgcaaactgtgtaattggtttttttatctatatttaatactttatatatgtgtgtaaacattcgatgtgatgagTGAAAAAAATTTATTTCGAGAAGTAAACAGCCcctttattttgagacggagcgAATAGAGCACAAGTCCTCGCGGAGGGTAGTAGCGGAGTTCACCGTTACATCGTGCCAAGCTGACCCTGCGACCACAAAAGCAGGCCAAAAGCAGTGGACTCGCCACCCCACCATCaccacccaacccaacccaacctcCTCTCCTATCGTCATCcgctcttcttcccctcttccccacTCGCACCAACCCCAACCcccccaaccgccgccgccgccgccgacgacccaccggtcgccgcgtcgccggagTCGCGTACTGGAGAGGGGGGCGGAGAGGCACCAGCCGCCCCATGGCGTTCCACTACCCGGACCACGGCCTCGCCATGGAcccgtcctccgccgcggcgtcgtcgcccaaccctagcttctcccccggaggcgggggcgggggcggggtcgggggaggggagagggagaaggcggcCGTCGCGGCGCACCCGCTCTACGAGCGCCTGCTCGAGGCGCACGTCGCCTGCCTCCGCGTCGCCACCCCCGTGGACCAGCTCCCCCGCATCGACGCGCAGATCGCCGCGCGCCCGCCTCccctcgcagccgcctccgccgccgccgccgccggtggccccTCCGGTGGCGAGGAGCTCGACCTCTTCATGGTACGCCTCTCCGCTCCCAGGCCCCTCCTTATGCCCCTTTCCGCGTGCAGAATTTTCTGCTGCAGGTCGGGGAAACGGCGATGGGAGGAAAAGAAATGGACAATTAAGTTTGTTTGGATTATCTGCAATAAGATTTTTCAATTGCTTTGCTATTGTATGGACTTTAtatggtagtagtagtagtaagttTGCACGTTTCCCCTATGCTTATGATTGGTTGTCATCCAAATTGGACAAAAAATCTCAGGATAAAGTTCAAACAGTCTCACTATACCTTGAAAATCACCACAAGGGTGAACTTGTACTATGGTTATTTTGTTGCAAAGCCCGTTTTGTTGTTGTAGATGACTTTGATATGCCACTGATGTCTTAGTGACATCCTTATAGTGAGTGGCACGTAGTGGAGATAGTTGAAACTTAGTGGCATATTGTGGATTTGTCCTAGTGATTATGAAGTTGTTACAAGAATTGTTTGCTTGAAAGGATTCTATCACCCGTTGATAATTATTGCTACTCCCGCATCCATTGATACCTTCTAAACGGGACACAGTCATATAAATAAGAAATAAATCCACAAATTCAAAGGCTCATAAATCTAGACCAAAAGCTATCAAAGTGGAAAAATAGCTGAGGCCCATTTCTCTAGTTTCTGAGATGATGTAAAACCTTGCATGAATGAAAGTTCCCTGCCAAGATTATTGATTTGCTATTAATATCTGTGCTATGCTAATCTCATCTAATGACAATACCTTGTTCTCATCATGCTGTTAACTGGAAAAATAAGCTCATGTATTGATGCCATTACCTCTCTTTCTACGAAATTTGCTGTGACGTTATGACCCCTGTGTTACTCCTTATCTTGGAAATGAACATGTCATTGTGTTTTTCACATGGCAGCCCTTCTTGTGGACTCTAACATACTTCTCTTAATTGCAGACACATTATGTGTTGCTTCTTTGCTCATTCAAGGAACAACTTCAGCAGCATGTGCGTGTTCATGCAATGGAAGCAGTGATGGGGTGCTGGGAACTTGAACAGTCTTTACAAAGTCTAACAGGTAGACCAAAGCTTCTATCTGCTTGAATCAGTTCAGCAAATGGTAGAAAATTTCAAAcatacactttttttttgttatttcatTGATAATATTCAGGCAAGCAGATTGCTAATTTGCTATGAGTTAGTTTCAGTCCAATTGCAATGGGAAACTACATAGTAGATCAATTGAAACTAGAAAGGAAAAGAAGTATACATAACATTTTCAACACTATTCATTTGAGACCAAGAATGTATGTTCAATACCTTTTTAAATTTCAACCATCACTTTGGTAATTATTACTCTATCAGAAAAAGGAGTTTTTGTTGTGCCCTACAATAAGCTTAGGATTAAGCAAACTTAGATCTCAGAGACAATCCGTGCCAACTTGTCAGCAGCCATAAGCTACCAACTATTACGTAAAATCTTAAATATGATTTTGTTCATTTTCTGAGCTCTACTACACATGCTGATATTGATCAGAATCTCAAAGGCATGTGTGAGGCCTTGGTAACAATTCTGAGTTGATCCAGGCTTGTAGATAACGCTGGGTAACTACAATTGGAGTTGAGTTTGATAAGCTAGCTGTTCACCACTTTATATGGAGAACATGCCCTTTTTTGTGCTCGGATTTGTATCTTAAAGTCTGATACTTCTTACTGAAGGGGCCTAGATGATGTTCGGACAACTGAGTTATGCTTGTATGATTGGTTCTGCAGGGGCATCTCCTGGTGAAGGGACTGGAGCGACTATGTCTGATGATGAAGATAACCAAGTGGACAGTGAAGCCAACATGTTTGATGGAAATGATGGGTCAGACGGCATGGGCTTTGGTCCCTTAATGCTGACCGAGGGTGAAAGATCCTTGGTTGAGCGTGTACGGCATGAGCTGAAGAACGAGCTTAAGCAGGTAGCCTTTTGTCCTTTGAAATGCTTCATCCATCATCGTAGTGCATTATTTGTGAACCAAAATGTCCTGCCTGTAGGGGTACAAAGAAAAGCTTGTGGATATTAGGGAAGAGATCCTTCGCAAGCGGAGAGCTGGTAAACTTCCTGGTGATACTGCATCTATACTAAAAGCTTGGTGGCAAGCTCATTCTAAGTGGCCATACCCAACTGTACGTGGCACCAACATTCCATTTCCGTAACTTTATTATTATGGTATCAATTGTGGGTCATGACGAGCAATTCTTTCTACACATATTCAGGAAGACGACAAGGCCCGCCTGGTGCAGGAAACGGGGTTACAACTGAAGCAAATCAACAATTGGTTCATTAACCAACGCAAACGAAACTGGCATAGCAACCCAGCATCCTCTGGTGAAAAGACCAAGAAGAAAAGGTAACTTATAGGAAAATTATGCCTCATTGTTCATTGTTCCGTAACAAGCTCGCAACATTGTGTTTATCAATTCTACCCTGTTCATGCATGTAAAAAAGAAACGTTACAGGTGATGGTGGTGCTGAGCAATCGTGGTAGATTGGTTCAACATGAAACTAGATGTAAACAGTACCTTTTATTGTGAAGAGTGTAGTACATTCTCTCGTGCTCTGGTGTGA of the Oryza sativa Japonica Group chromosome 2, ASM3414082v1 genome contains:
- the LOC4328520 gene encoding homeobox protein knotted-1-like 2 isoform 1 (isoform 1 is encoded by transcript variant 1): MAFHYPDHGLAMDPSSAAASSPNPSFSPGGGGGGGVGGGEREKAAVAAHPLYERLLEAHVACLRVATPVDQLPRIDAQIAARPPPLAAASAAAAAGGPSGGEELDLFMTHYVLLLCSFKEQLQQHVRVHAMEAVMGCWELEQSLQSLTGASPGEGTGATMSDDEDNQVDSEANMFDGNDGSDGMGFGPLMLTEGERSLVERVRHELKNELKQGYKEKLVDIREEILRKRRAGKLPGDTASILKAWWQAHSKWPYPTEDDKARLVQETGLQLKQINNWFINQRKRNWHSNPASSGEKTKKKRNVTGDGGAEQSW
- the LOC4328520 gene encoding homeobox protein knotted-1-like 2 isoform 2 (isoform 2 is encoded by transcript variant 2), which translates into the protein MAFHYPDHGLAMDPSSAAASSPNPSFSPGGGGGGGVGGGEREKAAVAAHPLYERLLEAHVACLRVATPVDQLPRIDAQIAARPPPLAAASAAAAAGGPSGGEELDLFMTHYVLLLCSFKEQLQQHVRVHAMEAVMGCWELEQSLQSLTGASPGEGTGATMSDDEDNQVDSEANMFDGNDGSDGMGFGPLMLTEGERSLVERVRHELKNELKQGYKEKLVDIREEILRKRRAGKLPGDTASILKAWWQAHSKWPYPTEDDKARLVQETGLQLKQINNWFINQRKRNWHSNPASSGEKTKKKR